In the Bordetella genomosp. 10 genome, one interval contains:
- a CDS encoding magnesium and cobalt transport protein CorA, with amino-acid sequence MMQREDQDFLYPELQPPPVVVAPLNRDFDDHHGEVVASVGYTQGRSPARVPIEGLSAYIGKENSLLWIGLKNPHPELLAEVSDALRLGPKALEEIGESHRRPKIIDYGHVVLVVAVTVEIEGDRPMFGETQLVIGDGFLLTVRRGATASHSVVRERLEAAPDLLARGSDYVASELLDLLVDRYVQAATRLESVVEHAEQKLLIRGAKDSDIRKLYRQRRDLLRIHNAIAPLAEICRRLSRVEMTAIDANARPYFGEVADRVVRIDELVAALREALAFAFEASLMIGQSQQNDTTRRLASWAAILAVPTAVAGIYGMNFEHMPELKWAYGYPSALVGIAVACGLLYWRFRRAGWL; translated from the coding sequence ATGATGCAAAGAGAAGACCAGGATTTCCTGTACCCCGAACTCCAGCCGCCGCCGGTGGTGGTGGCGCCGCTCAACCGCGATTTCGACGACCACCATGGCGAAGTCGTGGCGTCGGTCGGTTATACGCAGGGCCGGAGCCCCGCGCGGGTGCCCATCGAGGGACTCTCCGCCTATATCGGCAAGGAAAACAGCCTGCTCTGGATAGGCCTGAAGAATCCGCATCCGGAATTGCTGGCCGAGGTCAGCGACGCCTTGCGGCTGGGGCCCAAGGCGCTGGAGGAAATCGGCGAATCCCACCGCCGGCCCAAGATCATCGACTACGGCCACGTGGTGCTGGTGGTGGCCGTCACGGTGGAAATCGAGGGCGACCGTCCCATGTTCGGCGAAACGCAACTGGTCATCGGCGACGGCTTTCTGCTGACCGTGCGGCGCGGCGCGACCGCCAGCCACAGCGTGGTGCGCGAACGGCTGGAGGCGGCGCCCGACCTGCTGGCGCGCGGCAGCGATTACGTGGCGTCCGAGTTGCTGGACCTGCTGGTCGACCGCTACGTGCAGGCCGCCACGCGCCTGGAAAGCGTGGTGGAGCATGCCGAGCAGAAACTGCTGATACGCGGCGCCAAGGATTCCGATATCCGCAAGCTCTATCGCCAGCGGCGCGACCTGCTGCGCATCCATAACGCCATCGCGCCGCTGGCCGAAATCTGCCGCCGCCTCTCGCGCGTGGAGATGACCGCCATCGACGCCAATGCGCGGCCTTACTTCGGCGAGGTGGCCGACCGCGTGGTGCGCATCGACGAACTGGTGGCCGCCTTGCGCGAGGCGCTGGCCTTCGCCTTCGAAGCCAGCCTGATGATCGGCCAATCGCAGCAGAACGACACCACCCGCCGGCTGGCCTCCTGGGCCGCCATCCTGGCGGTGCCGACCGCCGTGGCCGGCATCTACGGCATGAATTTCGAGCACATGCCGGAATTGAAGTGGGCCTACGGCTATCCCAGTGCGCTGGTGGGCATCGCCGTCGCCTGCGGCCTGCTCTATTGGCGATTCCGCCGCGCCGGCTGGCTATGA
- a CDS encoding ABC transporter substrate-binding protein, with protein sequence MRWRARAAGAGPWAWVARLALLGLLAGLAACGRESPINSPYPAGAEKQNTLYTAFARNSPKYLDPASSYSVDETPYTYNVYETLYGYDYLQRPYKLIPRAAASIDPPSYLDAQGRPLPADAPGETIAESVYEIHIRPGIRFQPHPAFAREADGSYTYYPLKPDELEGKSSVMDFPKTGTRELTADDYVYAFRRLANPRIVSPIYSLMAEYVVGMQAYGDHLRQVDQAQRRGFAPGQRELPWMDLRADGFDGVQAVDAHTLRIRVKGKYPQFKYWLAMTFTAPVPWEAERFYSQPGMASRNLSLNTWPVGTGPYMMVESIQNRRHVLARNPNFHGEPYPCVGEPGDREAGRLADCGKPTPFIDRVVFNIEKETIPLSGKFMQGYYDIPQVDRGDYGVAMLVAAGDSAEKAEKYREHGIQLPTAVETQNWYMGFNWNDPVVGKGDTPERQERNRKLRQAISIAFDWEEYIAIFENSQAAVAYGPVPPGVLGYHEPPEGINPVVYDVVDGKPVRKSLAVARKLLAEAGYPDGRDAKTGAPLVLHYDAMTGMGANPMFDWMRRQLEKLGIQLDVRSTDYNRFQDKMRRGAAQMFMWGWNADYPDAENFLFLLYGPNAKATSGGENAANYENPEFDKLFAQMKYLDDGPEKERLIDRMVAIVQRDAPWMFGYFPKSGGAYQQWVGNAKPTQMVRNTLQYMKLDPALRARKIQEWNQPRWGPLWLLLALAVLVVWPSWVAVRRRETQTAFGTRAGQAPAASGARGENAP encoded by the coding sequence ATGCGATGGAGGGCACGGGCGGCCGGCGCCGGCCCGTGGGCCTGGGTAGCCCGGCTGGCGCTGCTGGGGCTGCTGGCCGGCCTGGCGGCTTGCGGGCGCGAAAGCCCGATCAACAGCCCTTATCCGGCGGGCGCGGAGAAGCAGAATACGCTGTACACCGCGTTCGCCCGCAATTCCCCCAAGTACCTGGACCCGGCCAGTTCCTATTCGGTCGACGAGACGCCCTATACGTACAACGTCTATGAGACCCTGTACGGCTACGACTATCTGCAGCGGCCATACAAGCTGATCCCGCGGGCGGCCGCCAGCATCGATCCGCCGTCCTACCTGGACGCCCAGGGCCGGCCCCTGCCGGCCGACGCGCCCGGCGAAACCATCGCCGAGAGCGTGTACGAGATCCACATCCGGCCGGGCATCCGTTTCCAGCCCCATCCGGCGTTCGCGCGCGAGGCCGACGGCAGCTATACCTACTATCCCCTCAAGCCGGACGAGCTGGAGGGCAAATCCAGCGTCATGGATTTTCCCAAGACGGGCACGCGCGAACTCACGGCCGACGACTACGTCTACGCCTTCCGCCGCCTGGCCAATCCGCGCATCGTTTCCCCCATTTATTCCCTGATGGCCGAGTACGTGGTCGGCATGCAGGCGTACGGCGACCACCTGCGCCAGGTCGACCAGGCGCAGCGGCGCGGGTTCGCGCCCGGCCAGCGGGAACTGCCGTGGATGGACCTGCGCGCCGACGGCTTCGACGGCGTCCAGGCGGTGGATGCCCATACGCTGCGCATCCGCGTCAAGGGCAAATATCCGCAGTTCAAGTATTGGCTGGCGATGACCTTTACCGCGCCCGTCCCCTGGGAGGCGGAACGCTTCTACAGCCAGCCGGGCATGGCTTCCCGCAACCTCTCGCTGAATACCTGGCCGGTGGGCACCGGGCCCTACATGATGGTGGAATCCATCCAGAACCGCCGCCACGTGCTGGCGCGCAATCCCAATTTCCACGGCGAGCCCTATCCCTGCGTGGGCGAGCCGGGCGACCGCGAGGCGGGGCGGCTGGCGGATTGCGGCAAGCCCACTCCCTTCATCGACCGCGTGGTCTTCAACATCGAGAAGGAAACCATTCCCCTGTCGGGAAAATTCATGCAGGGCTATTACGACATTCCCCAGGTCGACCGCGGCGACTACGGCGTGGCCATGCTGGTGGCCGCGGGCGATTCGGCGGAGAAGGCGGAGAAATACCGCGAGCACGGCATCCAGCTACCCACCGCGGTCGAGACCCAGAACTGGTACATGGGCTTCAACTGGAACGACCCGGTGGTGGGCAAGGGCGATACGCCCGAACGGCAGGAACGCAATCGCAAGCTGCGGCAGGCCATCAGCATCGCCTTCGACTGGGAGGAGTACATCGCGATTTTCGAGAACAGCCAGGCCGCGGTGGCCTACGGGCCGGTGCCGCCCGGCGTGCTCGGCTATCACGAGCCGCCCGAGGGCATCAATCCCGTGGTCTATGACGTGGTGGACGGCAAGCCGGTGCGCAAGTCGCTGGCCGTGGCGCGCAAGCTGCTGGCTGAGGCGGGCTATCCGGACGGCCGCGACGCGAAAACGGGCGCGCCGCTGGTGCTGCACTACGACGCCATGACCGGCATGGGCGCCAATCCGATGTTCGACTGGATGCGCCGCCAGCTCGAAAAGCTGGGCATCCAACTGGACGTGCGTTCGACCGACTACAACCGTTTCCAGGACAAGATGCGGCGCGGAGCGGCGCAGATGTTCATGTGGGGATGGAACGCCGATTATCCGGATGCGGAGAACTTCCTGTTCCTGCTGTACGGTCCCAACGCCAAGGCGACCTCGGGCGGCGAGAACGCCGCCAACTACGAGAACCCCGAATTCGACAAGCTGTTCGCGCAGATGAAATACCTGGACGACGGTCCCGAGAAGGAGCGCCTGATCGATCGCATGGTGGCCATCGTCCAGCGCGACGCGCCCTGGATGTTCGGCTATTTTCCCAAGTCGGGCGGGGCGTACCAGCAGTGGGTGGGCAACGCCAAGCCGACCCAGATGGTGCGCAATACCTTGCAGTACATGAAGCTGGACCCGGCCTTGCGCGCGCGCAAGATCCAGGAATGGAACCAGCCGCGCTGGGGGCCGCTGTGGCTGCTGCTGGCGCTGGCCGTGCTGGTCGTCTGGCCGTCCTGGGTGGCCGTGCGCCGCCGCGAAACACAAACGGCTTTCGGCACGCGCGCGGGACAGGCGCCGGCCGCGAGCGGCGCCCGCGGGGAGAACGCGCCATGA
- a CDS encoding MarR family winged helix-turn-helix transcriptional regulator yields MFEIQPGNHASHDTNRGAEILMHRGDDGQVRQNLLDDVALMLGRQFSAYTAVCQATLAAQLGMPLSDLRALEMVVEFDALPTGQLAQLLGISSGGATALINRLEETGYVKRDRHPLDRRIIVIRPVPARCAVLKRRRLVADEVILQARRHDHQQLQAMHGFLAQCIRALRHETLSWLETRQDPALDD; encoded by the coding sequence ATGTTCGAAATTCAACCCGGCAATCATGCGAGCCACGATACCAACCGCGGCGCTGAAATCCTCATGCATCGCGGCGATGACGGCCAAGTGCGGCAGAACCTGCTGGACGACGTCGCCCTGATGCTCGGACGCCAGTTCAGCGCCTACACCGCCGTCTGCCAGGCCACGCTGGCGGCGCAATTGGGCATGCCGCTGTCCGATCTGCGCGCCTTGGAGATGGTGGTCGAATTCGACGCCCTGCCCACCGGCCAGCTCGCGCAATTGCTGGGGATCAGCTCCGGCGGCGCCACCGCCCTGATCAACCGCCTGGAGGAAACCGGCTACGTGAAGCGCGACCGCCATCCGCTGGATCGCCGCATCATCGTCATCCGCCCGGTGCCGGCCCGCTGCGCCGTGTTGAAGCGGCGCCGCCTGGTCGCCGACGAAGTCATCCTGCAGGCGCGCCGCCACGACCACCAGCAACTGCAGGCCATGCACGGTTTCCTGGCGCAATGCATACGCGCGCTGCGCCATGAAACCCTGTCCTGGCTGGAGACGCGGCAGGATCCCGCGCTGGACGACTGA
- a CDS encoding ABC transporter ATP-binding protein, whose product MSDRKDVNRAEDKVHGAARDAQGRPAGARGGDTVLRVDGLRVDIAGEHQMLQAVKRLSLAIERGETFALVGESGCGKSITALALLRLLPDAARVVGGQVDLGGEDLNQLPERAMRTVRGGRIGIIFQEPSTSLNPVMRVGDQIVETLRAHTPLRGAQARARAIDWLRRVGIPDPERRIDDYPMQFSGGQKQRVMIAIALAAEPQLLIADEPTTALDVTVQAQVLALLADIQRDMGMAILLITHDLAVVRNVAQHVALMRAGEIVESAPARQFFEAPRHPYARQLFDAIPAFEKRGRPLSAAAAGPVAASPPPARRGAPVLQVNDLKVHYPVRKGPLKRIRAWVKAVDGVTFSLHAGETLALLGESGCGKTTTGKALLRLIYGASISGQALLGGRDIFGANRREMARLRQDIQIVFQDPFASLNPRMRIGDILLEGVLSLRPDLPRAACEDRVDGLLRRVGLPADTATRYPHEFSGGQRQRIAIARALAVEPKVLICDEPTSALDVSVQAQILDLLRELQAELGIAYLFITHNFGVVEYLADRIAIMYDGRIVEEGDTARVLREPSHEMTQRLLAAVPRLSFGA is encoded by the coding sequence ATGAGTGATCGGAAGGACGTGAACCGGGCCGAAGACAAGGTCCATGGCGCGGCCCGCGACGCCCAGGGACGCCCGGCGGGCGCCCGTGGCGGCGATACCGTCTTGCGGGTCGACGGCCTGCGCGTGGACATCGCCGGCGAGCACCAGATGTTGCAGGCCGTCAAGCGCCTGAGCCTGGCCATCGAGCGCGGCGAAACCTTTGCCCTGGTGGGCGAGTCGGGCTGCGGCAAGAGCATCACGGCGCTGGCCTTGCTGCGGTTGCTGCCGGACGCGGCGCGCGTGGTCGGCGGCCAGGTCGACCTGGGCGGCGAAGACCTCAACCAACTGCCCGAGCGCGCCATGCGGACCGTGCGCGGCGGGCGCATCGGGATCATTTTCCAGGAACCGTCGACCAGCCTGAATCCGGTCATGCGGGTGGGCGACCAGATCGTCGAGACCCTGCGCGCGCATACGCCGCTGCGCGGCGCGCAGGCCCGCGCCCGCGCCATCGACTGGCTGCGGCGCGTCGGCATCCCGGATCCGGAGCGCCGCATCGATGACTATCCGATGCAGTTCTCGGGCGGGCAGAAGCAGCGGGTCATGATCGCCATCGCGTTGGCCGCCGAGCCGCAGTTGCTGATCGCGGACGAACCCACGACGGCACTGGACGTGACCGTGCAGGCCCAGGTGCTGGCGCTGCTGGCCGATATCCAGCGCGACATGGGCATGGCGATTTTGCTGATCACCCATGATCTGGCGGTGGTGCGCAACGTCGCGCAGCACGTGGCCTTGATGCGGGCGGGGGAAATCGTCGAAAGCGCGCCCGCGCGCCAGTTCTTCGAGGCGCCGCGGCACCCCTACGCGCGGCAACTGTTCGACGCGATCCCCGCCTTCGAGAAGCGCGGGCGGCCGCTGTCGGCCGCGGCGGCGGGTCCCGTTGCCGCATCCCCGCCGCCGGCCCGCCGCGGCGCGCCGGTCCTGCAGGTCAACGACCTGAAGGTGCACTATCCCGTGCGCAAGGGGCCGCTCAAGCGCATTCGCGCCTGGGTCAAGGCGGTGGACGGCGTGACGTTTTCCTTGCACGCCGGCGAGACCCTGGCCTTGCTGGGCGAGTCGGGCTGCGGCAAGACGACGACCGGCAAGGCCTTGCTGCGCCTGATCTACGGCGCGTCCATCAGCGGCCAGGCCTTGCTCGGCGGCCGCGACATCTTCGGCGCCAATCGCCGTGAAATGGCGCGCCTGCGGCAGGACATCCAGATCGTTTTCCAGGATCCCTTCGCCTCGCTCAACCCGCGCATGCGCATCGGCGACATCCTGCTGGAGGGCGTGCTCTCGCTGCGTCCGGACTTGCCGCGCGCCGCCTGCGAAGATCGGGTCGACGGGCTGCTGCGGCGGGTCGGCCTGCCGGCCGATACGGCCACGCGCTATCCCCACGAGTTTTCCGGCGGCCAGCGCCAGCGCATCGCCATCGCCCGCGCGCTGGCGGTCGAGCCCAAGGTGCTGATCTGCGACGAGCCGACCTCGGCCCTGGACGTCTCGGTGCAGGCGCAGATCCTGGACCTGCTGCGCGAGCTTCAGGCCGAACTGGGCATCGCCTACCTGTTCATCACGCACAACTTCGGCGTGGTGGAGTACCTGGCCGATCGCATCGCCATCATGTACGATGGCCGCATCGTGGAGGAGGGCGATACCGCCCGCGTGTTGCGCGAACCGTCGCACGAGATGACGCAGCGGCTGTTGGCGGCCGTGCCGCGGCTGTCGTTCGGTGCATAG
- a CDS encoding thermonuclease family protein — MGLARPVAALACALAGAGVAYLSALHAPARVNGAGSVIYEIYGRVVNVADGDTITLQTDEGQRRVRLASIDAPEVGHGQVRPGQPFGQAARKSLEAMVAGKTLTALCYEKDQYARDVCDLPGEGGHTVNWQQVEAGYAWANTARHGEYLRDTSLPAVERKAREQRKGLWAQAGAIAPWEWRYQCWNQGKCAAGAPASSP, encoded by the coding sequence GTGGGCCTGGCCCGGCCGGTTGCCGCGTTGGCCTGCGCGCTGGCCGGCGCCGGCGTCGCCTACCTGTCGGCCCTGCACGCGCCGGCGCGCGTCAACGGCGCCGGCAGCGTGATTTACGAGATCTACGGCCGCGTGGTCAACGTGGCCGACGGCGACACCATCACCCTGCAGACGGACGAGGGCCAGCGCCGCGTCCGCCTGGCCAGCATCGATGCGCCGGAAGTGGGGCATGGGCAGGTCCGGCCGGGCCAGCCTTTCGGCCAGGCGGCGCGCAAGAGCCTGGAGGCCATGGTGGCCGGCAAGACGCTGACGGCGCTGTGCTATGAAAAAGACCAGTATGCCCGCGACGTCTGCGACCTGCCCGGCGAAGGGGGGCATACGGTGAACTGGCAGCAGGTGGAGGCCGGCTATGCCTGGGCCAACACGGCGCGCCACGGCGAATACCTGCGCGACACCTCCTTGCCGGCGGTGGAGCGCAAGGCGCGCGAGCAGCGCAAGGGCCTGTGGGCGCAGGCGGGCGCCATCGCGCCCTGGGAGTGGCGCTACCAATGCTGGAACCAGGGCAAGTGCGCCGCCGGCGCCCCCGCGTCCTCGCCCTAG
- a CDS encoding ABC transporter permease has product MIAYIVRRLLYGVLILIGVNLFTFVLFFAVNTPDDMARLSIGGQRISQDAIEKWKVERGYDKPLFYNAAAPGVRKATDTIFYQRSVPLLTLDFGLSDNGRDIGREIRTRMWPSLALALPTFILGLYASIAFALMLVFFRATRLDFWGVVLCVVLLSISGLFYIIAGQWVFSKELRLVPYSGYAGGLDMVKFLALPVLVAVISRLGPEARFYRTLFLEEIGKDYVRTARAKGLTENAVLFRHVLRNAMLPILTGTISAIPLLFMGSLIAESFFGIPGLGSYTIDAINAQDFSIVRAMVFLGSVLYIVGLILADISYTLADPRVRFE; this is encoded by the coding sequence ATGATCGCCTACATTGTCCGCCGCCTGCTGTACGGGGTGCTGATCCTGATCGGCGTCAATCTCTTCACCTTCGTGCTGTTCTTCGCGGTCAATACGCCCGACGACATGGCGCGCCTGTCGATCGGCGGTCAGCGCATCAGCCAGGACGCCATCGAAAAATGGAAGGTCGAGCGCGGCTACGACAAGCCGCTGTTCTACAACGCCGCGGCGCCGGGCGTGCGCAAGGCGACCGACACCATCTTCTACCAGCGCTCGGTGCCGCTGCTGACCCTGGACTTCGGCCTGTCCGACAACGGCCGCGACATCGGCCGGGAGATCCGCACGCGCATGTGGCCCAGCCTGGCGCTGGCGCTGCCGACCTTCATATTGGGGCTGTACGCCAGCATCGCGTTCGCGCTGATGCTGGTGTTCTTCCGCGCCACGCGCCTGGATTTCTGGGGCGTGGTGCTATGCGTGGTGCTGCTGTCGATCTCCGGCCTGTTCTACATCATCGCGGGGCAGTGGGTGTTTTCCAAGGAGCTGAGGCTGGTGCCGTATTCGGGCTATGCGGGGGGCCTGGACATGGTCAAGTTCCTGGCGCTGCCGGTGCTGGTGGCGGTGATCTCGCGGCTGGGGCCGGAAGCGCGCTTCTACCGGACGCTGTTCCTGGAGGAAATCGGCAAGGACTATGTGCGCACCGCCCGCGCCAAGGGCCTGACCGAGAACGCCGTGCTGTTCCGCCACGTGCTGCGCAACGCCATGCTGCCCATCCTGACCGGCACGATCTCGGCCATTCCGCTGCTGTTCATGGGCAGCCTCATCGCCGAGTCCTTCTTCGGCATCCCGGGCCTGGGCAGCTACACCATCGACGCCATCAACGCGCAGGACTTTTCCATCGTGCGCGCCATGGTGTTCCTGGGTTCGGTGCTGTACATCGTCGGCCTCATCCTGGCCGATATCTCCTATACCTTGGCCGACCCCCGGGTTCGATTCGAGTGA
- a CDS encoding DUF72 domain-containing protein — protein MAAHSPPALRIGISGWRYAPWRGRFYPPGLPQAQELPYAAHQFCTVEINGTFYSLQRPSSFAAWRDATPRGFVFSVKGPRYITHTRRLRDIEEPLGNFFASGVLELGEKLGPILWQFPPGMRWDRARFEPFLDLLPRDTQAAARLARRHGPQVRQIGIPRAGPRRPLRHAVEIRHESFATPEFIALLRAHNVALVTADTAGKWPWLEDATADFAYARLHGDKALYSSGYGRRAIAEWARRLRAWADGHPGPRPRLADDAKRAGARKADAPSAGPRDVYCYFDNDVKVMAPRDARALMQALGLPMAPEPPAGD, from the coding sequence ATGGCCGCCCACTCTCCCCCTGCTCTGCGCATCGGCATTTCCGGCTGGCGCTACGCGCCCTGGCGCGGCCGTTTCTATCCGCCGGGATTGCCCCAGGCGCAGGAGCTGCCTTACGCCGCGCACCAGTTCTGCACCGTGGAGATCAACGGCACCTTCTACTCCCTGCAGCGTCCCTCCAGCTTTGCCGCCTGGCGCGACGCCACGCCGCGCGGCTTCGTCTTCAGCGTGAAGGGGCCGCGCTACATCACGCATACGCGCCGCCTGCGCGACATCGAGGAACCCCTGGGCAATTTCTTCGCGTCGGGCGTGCTGGAGCTGGGCGAGAAGCTGGGGCCCATACTGTGGCAGTTTCCGCCGGGCATGCGCTGGGACCGCGCGCGTTTCGAGCCTTTCCTGGACCTCTTGCCGCGCGACACCCAGGCGGCCGCGCGGCTGGCCCGGCGCCACGGCCCGCAAGTCAGGCAGATCGGCATTCCCCGCGCCGGTCCGCGCCGTCCCCTGCGGCATGCCGTGGAAATCCGCCATGAGAGTTTCGCCACGCCCGAATTCATCGCCCTGCTGCGGGCGCACAACGTGGCGCTGGTGACCGCCGACACGGCCGGCAAATGGCCCTGGCTGGAAGACGCCACCGCCGATTTCGCCTACGCCAGGCTGCACGGCGACAAGGCCCTGTACAGCAGCGGCTACGGCCGCCGCGCCATCGCCGAATGGGCGCGGCGCCTGCGCGCCTGGGCCGACGGCCATCCCGGGCCGCGCCCGCGGCTGGCGGACGATGCGAAGCGCGCCGGCGCAAGGAAAGCCGACGCTCCGTCGGCCGGTCCGCGCGACGTCTACTGTTATTTCGACAACGACGTGAAAGTGATGGCGCCGCGCGATGCGCGCGCGCTGATGCAGGCCCTGGGCCTGCCCATGGCGCCCGAACCGCCGGCGGGGGATTGA
- a CDS encoding ABC transporter permease, whose product MPKFVLLWTDVALYLIVLAVLAYAWRVRRTPTLRATWARVAHDGPAMCAAVILAVFAVIGLLDSVHFRPRLPPLPGAAADAPPAYAPAARSLLDTLLRGTVLTEPEKTYSAPLRAHQFTKETMLVDGKPVRDFPRLRAGGAHLRDTATERLPDVLRRGGLGLLAGAAVAVVAGLLLAAALARAHGEWRQALRDVLQGHTDVRWRAMWITFAGLALVAGLLGGWASGYHALGTDRTGNDVLWQALKSIRTALVIGSLTTLAMLPPAIVFGIAAGYFKGKVDDAIQYLYTTLTSIPGVLLVAACVLMMQVYIDNNPALFDTSAARADLRLFLLCMILGLTGWAGLCRLLRAEALKLRELEFVQAARAFGVSDWSIMRRHLLPNVMHIVLITVVLEFSGLVLYEAVLSYLGIGVDPSMNSFGSMINGARLEMSMDPMIYWNLGTAFAFMLALVLAANLFADAVRAAFDPRTRRFRPRRRALAAPGLVSGVFAVSPVPAEARETSREGEGPDGSPPGDDDDPDGASLRGDSRRDSRDGPEGGGRHE is encoded by the coding sequence ATGCCGAAATTCGTTCTGCTCTGGACCGACGTCGCCCTCTACCTGATCGTGCTCGCGGTGCTGGCCTATGCCTGGCGCGTGCGCCGCACCCCCACGCTGCGGGCCACCTGGGCGCGGGTGGCGCATGACGGGCCGGCCATGTGCGCGGCGGTCATCCTGGCGGTGTTCGCGGTCATCGGCCTGCTCGACTCCGTCCATTTCCGCCCGCGGCTGCCGCCGCTGCCCGGCGCCGCGGCCGACGCGCCGCCGGCCTATGCGCCGGCGGCGCGCTCGCTGCTGGACACCCTGCTGCGCGGCACCGTCCTGACCGAGCCCGAGAAGACCTATTCCGCGCCCCTGCGCGCCCATCAGTTCACCAAGGAAACCATGCTGGTGGACGGCAAGCCGGTGCGCGATTTCCCGCGCCTGCGGGCGGGCGGCGCCCACCTGCGCGACACCGCCACGGAGCGCCTGCCCGACGTGCTGCGGCGCGGCGGCCTGGGCCTGCTGGCGGGCGCGGCCGTGGCGGTTGTCGCCGGCCTGCTGCTGGCGGCGGCGCTGGCGCGCGCCCATGGCGAGTGGCGCCAGGCCCTGCGCGACGTGCTGCAAGGCCATACCGACGTCCGCTGGCGCGCCATGTGGATCACCTTCGCGGGCCTGGCGCTGGTGGCCGGCCTGCTGGGCGGCTGGGCCAGCGGCTACCACGCGCTGGGCACCGACCGCACCGGCAACGACGTGCTGTGGCAGGCGCTGAAGAGCATACGCACGGCCCTGGTGATCGGCAGCCTGACGACGCTGGCCATGCTGCCGCCGGCCATCGTGTTCGGCATCGCCGCGGGCTACTTCAAGGGCAAGGTCGACGACGCCATCCAATACCTCTACACCACCTTGACCTCCATCCCCGGCGTCCTGCTGGTGGCCGCCTGCGTGCTGATGATGCAGGTCTACATCGACAACAATCCCGCGCTGTTCGATACCTCGGCCGCGCGCGCCGACCTGCGGCTTTTCCTGCTGTGCATGATCCTCGGGCTGACGGGCTGGGCCGGCCTGTGCCGGCTGCTGCGGGCCGAGGCGCTGAAGCTGCGCGAACTGGAATTCGTGCAGGCGGCGCGGGCGTTCGGCGTGTCGGACTGGTCCATCATGCGCCGCCATCTGCTGCCCAACGTCATGCACATCGTGCTGATCACGGTGGTGCTGGAGTTTTCCGGGCTGGTGCTGTACGAAGCGGTGCTGTCCTACCTGGGCATAGGCGTCGATCCCTCGATGAATTCCTTCGGTTCGATGATCAACGGCGCGCGGCTGGAGATGTCCATGGATCCGATGATCTACTGGAACCTGGGCACGGCCTTCGCGTTCATGCTGGCGCTGGTGCTGGCCGCCAACCTGTTCGCCGACGCGGTGCGCGCGGCCTTCGACCCGCGCACGCGGCGCTTCCGTCCGCGCCGCCGCGCGCTGGCGGCGCCGGGGCTGGTGAGCGGCGTGTTCGCCGTGTCGCCCGTGCCGGCGGAGGCGCGCGAGACCAGCCGGGAGGGGGAGGGGCCGGACGGCTCGCCGCCGGGTGATGACGACGATCCGGACGGTGCATCGCTTCGCGGTGATTCGCGCCGTGATTCGCGCGATGGGCCGGAAGGGGGAGGCCGCCATGAGTGA